TTACTCCTACTAGCCGAGCGCCTAGAAAGCCCCCAGACTCACTCAACGCCATGAGACAGGGTTGCGCAGTCAATACCGTTTTATCATGAATATTTGGTATTGAGTATGTGTTTGcttggtctgtctgtgtgtattaaTTTTCAGGCTGGCAGGTGTCTGACCTGACTGTCTCTGTTTTAATCAGGATGTTACGTACACAAGGACgagtgtatgcatgtatgtttaTTCATGTTGTGTAATTAGCAGAATGTGTTATCGGCAGTGCTTTGAACTCCTGACCCCAGGCTGGGCTGCGGCCTGTAGGGCTGATGGCAGGGATGTAATCCTCCTGTCACCCTCAGGGCACGGTGGGTCCCCGGCCTCATATCGGAACCTCATTAAGcccacaccccaacacacacgcgcacacacatttTCCATCACTATAACAGTTTATTGGGATGCTGAACCTATCAGCAAATTGAACAAGAACTATTATTTTTCCTGAGGATTTAAAGTAGGTTAAGTGTcgagttttttattattattaatagtttatgagctttttttaaattattctgtatacattttttacttGTTATCAGAGATATTTGGTTACATAAATTAACTTTATTGGAATGGCTTGTTATGTTGTGTCTTGTCTCATCTGTATCTTGTGTGTGCTGTGAAGGCTAGATTTAACCATGTTTGCTTGTCTTCATCCTTGCATTTCATTCATTATTTGTCTGTCCCCCTTCTCAATCTGCAGCAGTTGAGAGCCAAcgtcagagagatggagaagctGTGCGCACGGGTCCGTGCGGAAGACGCTGACGCGCTGGAAGCACTTGTCAAGCCAGTCAAAGACAGGGCGTCAGCCGCCGCACGAGACTTCCTGCTTTTACAGTCTAATCCTGTGCGTCAGCCTGCGCCACCACCTGCCGCTCAGCCgtccagctgtgtgtccaaCAGTTGCCACGCTAATGATGATGTGTGCAAGGAGCCAGTGTCTGGCAGGCAAATTGAGCTCCACCTTCCAAAAATCCCTGCTGATCAGATTGCAGCTGAGTCCTGGGACAACCTGGAAGAGGTATGAGGGCCGGGCCCTAATATACAGTCTGGATATCTATTTTAGACTCATCTTAAATTcaaagtaatttatttttcaaagtaaatCTTATCTTGtttattattgatttattattgttatataacCTTTGTGTTGATATATATGTGAGTTCAATGTGTACAGCATATTATTAGTTATCAAGAGAAGGTCTAAGTTAAAGTAAGCTTTACTTCTTCCTGTAAcaataagaaattaaaaaaggaccAGAGCTTGAAATAGAATCATTAAAAATACTTTAGCTGTAGTAAACAACAAAACTATGCCCTGAAATGCTGACTAAAAATATCAACTCTGACATACAATAATATGTCAGAATTGATAAGCAATATTAATGATTCataactgtttttaactttttggtttgggttttgtttgtaatttcaTAGTTTTCACTATCAATTTGGAGTCAGAGTCATTCTAACTAATAGCTGCCAATGCCAATTTTTCACCTCTTAAAAATAGGTAAAGAAAATGCATAAAATGAAGGGTTTCTTAAATAAACAGTTGAGGCGTTATGAAAGTTATCTGCAGAGGTAGTTTAGCCAAATGGCAAACAATAgatctttttcacagcagacattttgacttgtcataggaGGAAAACCCGTTGTGTTACTAATAACATCAACCATGGCTTTGTTATTTTCAAGTCTCCTAGTAAGGATGACAATGAGCCAGCATGAATtataccaggaccctgaaactaaAGCAGCTAAttgaattcagccatcatttatttcatcatttaaaccTGCGCTTTTCctgctgtgacatgtcaaaatgttctACATGAACAAAGACTAAGTTGAATAAAAATCAAAGCCCTAAACGGAAAGTACAAAAAAGTAGTTCCCATTCTTGGGCTGTACTAAACATTGCTATGGTTACATTATTCATCTTGCTATTGCAAGATCATCTTGAGCTTCCTGACAGCCTGGAGAATAAAACTGTTCGGAGCAACCGGGCCTGTTCCATCAGACTGGCGAACAGCTTCATTCCCCAGGCTGTCAGGAAGCTCAACACCAGTGTCCCTATTGCACCGTGGGTCAGAGAGAAACATATTCTCAAttgctctgtatgtctggcatataataaagttgacttgacttgTTCAGCTAACGCAGTTGCCCCCTCTTACCTGTTCCTACAGACGCCCTTTTTTCACACTGCTCTACGGTgctacacacaatacacataaaTATGCACGGTCATTAGTTAATGTGATTCTCAATCCTAGTCACTGACAGTTCGGATGTTGTCTAGTTGAACATTTATGTGAAATAAACATCacaatgaaataaatgtggtaattttctctctctctctctcaggatcTGAAGGAACTGAGTGGTTTGGTGACGGAGTTCTCTCTGCTCGTCCATGTGAGTATGAACACTCAACTCGGCTGTGTACTTCCTGGCTGCTACATTCCCATTTCTCTATCTACCTGTGTGCACAGCCACCGAAAAACAATGTGACAGACACAGTTTGCCTATAGCGTTTTCCAGGAAGTGGGGCGTATTTGACCGTGTGTTCATGTGTTGCCTGGTAAAGGCTCCTCTGAGAGAAGCTAGCACAGATCGGCTCAGGACTACTGCTGGGCCCCCGCAGAGCCTTCACCAAGGCAGGAGGAGAGGTTGGGGAGTAGACGAGGGCGAGATGGAGGATGTGGGGGAGGACGACGGCGTGTTGTCCACAGGGGGAGAGGTGGGGAACAATGGATACATCGGAGCAGGTGGAGAACAGACGGCTTAGATTATCACTCTATCCtcagggatggagagagagaagcagggagacagagtggAAGAGAGATTAACagtgaaaaagacagagagagagtgaagatGTAgttagggtaaaaaaaaaaagacagagacatgggGGGGGCAGAAAGAGCATAGACATGTTGTTTTGGTGTCTCAAGGGTGAAAGACACCGTCAGGGGAGTAATATTCCAGCTCTCAGCCACAGTGGAAATACTGAGTGcgagtgtgtggttgtgtttgtacATGCGTCATGTTAGTGGCTGTTCCGGTGTCTGTGTTcttgtctgtatgttttttattgtgtgtctTCTCAGGCCACACGATCATAAGCCTATAATTTGATTGTACTGTATAAAACTGacaaatacagtatttaaattATTGAATGATTAATCTAGTATTCCTTATATTATTAATGTactctgtaaaatgtaaacaaagtctGATATGTGGGTGTTACAATTGCTTATTCAGTTTGATTAGAGGCATGTAAAAAGTTTTCAGtttatttgatttcatttgCAATTACTATAATTTTAAGCAGAGGACAAtgtattgtaaaataaaacgaaaaaataaagtataataaaaacatataattATAGTTTTTGTCCTACTAAATTTACTAAAATGGTGCACTGTTTTTTCCAAAACTGGAAGAGATGCATTCCCTCGTGCTTAAATCATATATTCAAAAGATCATTTTAGAACTAGCTTTCACCCTAGGTAATTGTAGAATTTGACAATTTTCTTCCCATATTGCTTAGcccaataaaacataaaaacatatgacaaataaaaataaccatttTAAATACATTCTTACCACAAGGTGCATTTAATTGAGCTGTCAattaaatcacaattttttttgtaggAGTTAAAATTTCTCTTTTTATGAGCTAACAATTACTGAATGGACATTGAAATGAGACTGTTTCATAcgcttttattttaacaaaaatggtTTCTAAATTTCCTAAAAAACTCTACCAAAACATACTTAAAATGTGTGACCATATCATAAGAAAACATTCAGGCTTATCATTTAGAGCTGCAAACATTAGTCGAGTATTTGATcggtaaaaaaaatgaatccgcagctgttgtgattgtcattttcttttcttatttaaataGATTGTATTATTAAGTTTGGGCATTTAATGCCTTTGTTAGATGATAACCGGAAACCAAACTCAAACCGGGGACGTTCCTCATCTTTAAGCCACGAGGGGCTCTCCGCTTTAGTCAGGATGTTAaggatttgttgcttttttcagttttatataacgataaattgtatatttttcaGACTGTTggccaaataaaacaaaacatgtgaaAACTTCACCTTGATCTATGGGAAATTATAACACACTTATTGAGAAAATAGCATGAATTGatgaaaaataattgtttgttgcTGCCCTATTTTTTATCTTGGTGAAACTGCTGCtttgaaaggagaaaaaaacagcacagaaaTTGAGAAAGAAGAAGATCTAAGAGGATGTGATCTGTGAGTGGTTAAACTGCCTATGTTCAGTCAGAACAGGAAGCTTTTACATGTGGAAAAGAAGTTGTAAAAAAATGGACAGAGCTGAATCTGTAAAGTAGCTTTTAGAGAGGGCCGAGGAATTCCACGGATGGAGAAGCGGTGTTGAGGAAAggtgaggaaaaagaaaaggaggagtaGAAGAAAAGTGCTCTGGTTGTTTTTTGGTTACTGTATCCATCCAGCCCTCACATGGAGAGAGACAGCTGCCACTCTGAATATTTCATGAAATCGACacaatacacaatatatacacacacacacacacacgcgcacacacacacacacacacacacacacccccacagaGAGCTACATGTCTTATTGTCAAATGCATGCAGACACAAAAAAGCTTTCTCTCAATCTTACACCACAACACACTATGACCCCACCCCCATGAATTCTCCTTTGAATATCTTACAATCTCCACATCACTCATACACACCATTCCCATGTTAACTTGGACTTGAGCAGaatttggacagaaaaaaaacttaatataCACACAGGTGTTGCTCTTTCACGGGTTGTgttaatggtgtgtgtgtgtgtgttgtgtgttgtgtgtgtggtgtgtgtgtgtgtgttgtgtgtgtgtgtggtgtgtggtgtgtgtggtgtgtgtgtggtgtgtgtgtgtgtgtgtgtgtgtgtgtgtgtgtgtgtgtgtgtctaacccCTGTGCATTAGTCCCAGCAAGAGAATATTGACAGCTAGAGGACACCATCAACAGGCCGCTGTCAATGTGGAGGAGGGGACCAAGAGCTGGGGAAGGTgaggttgtgtgttgtgttgtgtgtgtgtgtggtgtgtgttgtgtctgtgtgtgtctgtgtgtttgtgtgtctgtgtgtctagtGTTTGGGAGATGGGAAGATCGATGGCACTTTACCTCCCAGCCATTCCACAGCGTTTGTCCCTATTGATCTGTTCGAATACGGAGGAAAGCTGCAATTAAGGAaatagagagaggagagggataaagaggaggggaggaagagTGATAGAGAGGCAGGAAGAGAGGGGTGACAAGAGAGAgtctatgtgtttgtgtgtgtgtagcattaAGGAGAGGTTTGAATGACTGTTTAATAGTTTTTCAGGAGCAGCATTCATTATCAATTCCTCCATTATCAATTCAATACTGTACACTCTTACACACTGAGTGTAACTTAGAACAACTTGGTGCCTTTCACACATATTAAgcacttgaaatgttgaactttTTGTCTGTAATACTTAGAATGAAGGACCTGTTATTGTTAATCTACaagacacagacaccacacacacacacacacacacacacattctttgtgAAATTTTCTAACTTtacattagtattttatttgggaTTAAAGGAAAGAAATGCTCGTTTGTCAAATGAAGAAGTCTATTTTGATCTGTGTTTGCTCAAACTTTTAGGAACATAAGGGAGGTGTAAAGTAATTTCACTGTAATTATAGACTCTCATTGACAGTAATGACACAGCCGTGATTACTGTGTACTGAGAAAAACCTGTAATGTTAACACTGGACAGGTCTTTAGTGGTGTTctaaacattgaaaaatgacatttgttgtcattactctGGATAATCTGCACAAAGTAAACCATTTCCCTATGGACAATTTCTTTGTCAGAAAGTAGTTCCAATGTGAACAAAACTCTTCACGGCTTGGTCTGTAAATAATCCAAAGTAACACACTGTCTGGAAAGACATAATATTATAATACAAACATCATGTTATAAAAGTTATTGTCAATCCTTATAATATTTTTACCGTCTGAAGCTTGTGTCCATTAGCATGTGTATGcgtggaggaaaaaaataattttgatttaatGGTCATTCCATTCAACTCCATTGTTTTGGGATGACAGCAGTATTTGCAGACTGATATATCAAAACCtaggcaaataaaacacaaactgcaTGGCTAGATATCGGTAAAGGCAAGTGTGAAATGAAAGTGTAACAACAATTTGAACTTTAGAGAGAGATGTCAGATGTTAATGTGTTTGAAAGCTTGTAATCTGTCATCAGGTCAAacagcgcacgcacacacacacacacacacacacacacacacattcccttCATCCTCTACAACCTGTGCCCAGAGTCCTTTTAACTCAGCTCAGATGAAAATTAAAATTCCCTTAACTGCCACGGGGTGGGGGACAGGCAATGGTAGCTTTTGAACTAGATTAATTTAATGGTAAAGTGTTaatcaagtgtgtgtgcatgtgcgtgtgcgtcaTTAATTTTCATCAGCAAAGACCACCTTCCACTCTGATGATAACAGCTGTAATAGTACATAGGCCACATCTCTCTGATTTCTCCTAAATGGAGATAATGAAAACTCTTTGATGCAGCTATGGAAGCgttgatttacatttacacatgcaggcttgtttgtgtgtgtgtttttccccccttcctcctctcgGTGGGTTCATGTGTGATCATGAAAGAATAGACACGTCCATACTTTATCGCAGACTGTCTTGAAGCCACAAAGAACTAACACCTCcaaaggtgtgtgtatgttaaaTGAAACTGGGACACATCTCTTCTTCCTGTCTCCCTAGACGGTGGGCTACAAGTTGGCGGTGTTGCCGGTTGCTGGGGCACTGCTGGGCGGTGTATTAGGAGGTCCACTGGGCCTTCTGGCTGGGTTCAAAGTCGCAGGGGTTGCTGCTGCTCTGGGGGGGGGCGCCTTGGGATTTGCTGGTGGCAACCTGGTCCAGAAACACCGCAAAG
The Etheostoma spectabile isolate EspeVRDwgs_2016 chromosome 6, UIUC_Espe_1.0, whole genome shotgun sequence genome window above contains:
- the stx17 gene encoding syntaxin-17 → MAEEGNKLTLRRLEAPIHKFIKVALPTDLERLQKHHNNILKYQQSQQWDRLHLEHINASRTVQQLRANVREMEKLCARVRAEDADALEALVKPVKDRASAAARDFLLLQSNPVRQPAPPPAAQPSSCVSNSCHANDDVCKEPVSGRQIELHLPKIPADQIAAESWDNLEEDLKELSGLVTEFSLLVHAPLREASTDRLRTTAGPPQSLHQGRRRGWGVDEGEMEDVGEDDGVLSTGGEVGNNGYIGAGGEQTA